A genomic segment from Microcella flavibacter encodes:
- a CDS encoding OsmC family protein produces the protein MTLLTDTQPASTAAASTAESAEAADRADRLTAAGTAWAERIAADPGTAHLTYRVSGEGQGSVATSIRAGKHVFLVDEPGALAGDDVAASPVEYALGALISCQVVVYRLYAQALGIRVDEIDIAAEGDLDARKLFGIDESVRAGFSDIRLVITLTGPETDERYQELREAVDAHCPVLDLFANPTPVSAVVRKG, from the coding sequence ATGACGCTTCTCACCGACACCCAGCCCGCATCCACCGCTGCCGCCTCGACGGCCGAGTCGGCCGAGGCCGCCGACCGCGCCGACCGCCTCACGGCCGCCGGCACCGCCTGGGCCGAGCGCATCGCCGCCGACCCGGGAACCGCCCACCTCACCTACCGAGTCTCGGGGGAGGGGCAGGGCTCGGTCGCGACGAGCATCCGCGCCGGCAAGCACGTCTTCCTCGTCGACGAGCCCGGCGCCCTCGCGGGCGACGACGTCGCCGCGAGCCCCGTCGAGTACGCGCTCGGCGCGCTCATCTCCTGCCAGGTCGTCGTCTACCGCCTCTACGCGCAGGCGCTCGGGATCCGCGTCGACGAGATCGACATCGCCGCCGAGGGCGACCTGGATGCGCGCAAGCTGTTCGGCATCGACGAGAGCGTGCGGGCCGGCTTCAGCGACATCCGCCTCGTCATCACCCTCACCGGGCCCGAGACCGACGAGCGCTACCAGGAGCTGCGCGAGGCCGTCGACGCGCACTGCCCCGTGCTTGACCTCTTCGCCAACCCGACGCCCGTCAGCGCGGTCGTGCGCAAGGGCTGA
- a CDS encoding exonuclease domain-containing protein — translation MPLNFTAIDFETANNHAASACSVGLVKVADGRVVDKTGWLIRPPMGFDHMLEWNTRIHGITAADIVDAALWADQLDALLDFVDDDVLVAHNAGFDMGVLRAATEASGLAVPSLRYACSLRVARKTYHLDSYRLPVAAMAAGFEDFAHHDALADAEACAAIMVHAAKRHDASDVAELARICGTQLGAIGPAAEAEAADRRPAVLG, via the coding sequence GTGCCCCTGAACTTCACCGCCATCGACTTCGAGACCGCCAACAACCACGCGGCCTCGGCCTGCTCGGTGGGGCTCGTGAAAGTCGCCGACGGCCGCGTCGTCGACAAGACCGGCTGGCTCATCCGCCCGCCGATGGGCTTCGATCACATGCTCGAGTGGAACACGCGCATCCACGGCATCACCGCCGCCGACATCGTCGACGCCGCCCTGTGGGCCGATCAGCTGGATGCCCTGCTCGACTTCGTCGACGACGACGTTCTCGTGGCCCACAACGCGGGGTTCGACATGGGCGTGCTGCGCGCCGCCACCGAGGCGAGCGGGCTCGCGGTGCCGAGCCTGCGCTACGCCTGCAGCCTGCGGGTCGCCCGCAAGACCTACCACCTCGACTCGTACCGGCTGCCCGTCGCGGCGATGGCGGCGGGCTTCGAGGACTTCGCGCACCACGACGCGCTCGCCGACGCCGAGGCCTGCGCCGCGATCATGGTGCACGCGGCGAAGCGGCACGACGCCTCCGACGTGGCCGAGCTCGCCCGCATCTGCGGCACGCAGCTCGGCGCGATCGGCCCGGCCGCCGAGGCCGAGGCGGCCGACCGTCGACCCGCGGTGCTCGGCTAG
- a CDS encoding DMT family transporter, translating into MPVALRRYSPPVLAQLFWASNFVVAAIVVDEFSPLELTFLRWVGALPILLVLAQLLERPRWRDALREWPRHLLQAALGMVGYTLFLYAALATTSPVTASVISAINPAVIAIAAVIVLGERIMALGIAGIVVSFAGVLVVVLTGQGGGELAFSSGDLLMLGAIAVWTAYVILGRTVRTPPITATAIQAGMSILLLGPVVAIVGFGATPSGSGWLGLAWIIVFPSALAYLFWNIAVSTLGPSRTGVFLNLLPVFTALIALLFGDVITIGQVVGGLIVLAGVSLTTRPGATRAGPGASAPPGAFVSESGSASGERPPA; encoded by the coding sequence GTGCCCGTCGCCCTCCGCCGCTACAGCCCGCCCGTGCTCGCCCAGCTGTTCTGGGCGTCGAACTTCGTCGTCGCGGCGATCGTCGTCGACGAGTTCAGCCCGCTCGAGCTGACCTTCCTGCGCTGGGTCGGCGCCCTGCCGATCCTGCTCGTGCTCGCGCAGCTGCTCGAGCGCCCCCGGTGGCGGGATGCCCTGCGCGAGTGGCCGCGGCACCTGCTGCAGGCCGCGCTCGGCATGGTCGGGTACACGCTCTTCCTCTACGCGGCGCTCGCGACGACCTCGCCCGTCACGGCCTCGGTGATCAGCGCCATCAACCCGGCCGTCATCGCGATCGCCGCGGTGATCGTGCTCGGCGAGCGCATCATGGCGCTCGGCATCGCCGGCATCGTGGTGTCGTTCGCGGGCGTGCTCGTCGTGGTGCTCACCGGCCAGGGCGGGGGAGAGCTCGCGTTCAGCTCCGGCGACCTGCTCATGCTGGGTGCGATCGCGGTGTGGACGGCCTACGTCATCCTCGGCCGCACGGTGCGCACGCCGCCGATCACGGCCACCGCGATCCAGGCCGGCATGAGCATCCTGCTGCTCGGCCCCGTCGTCGCGATCGTCGGGTTCGGCGCGACGCCGAGCGGTTCCGGCTGGCTCGGGCTCGCCTGGATCATCGTGTTCCCCTCGGCGCTCGCCTACCTGTTCTGGAACATCGCCGTCAGCACGCTCGGACCCTCGCGCACGGGCGTCTTCCTCAACCTGCTGCCCGTGTTCACGGCGCTCATCGCGCTGCTGTTCGGCGACGTCATCACGATCGGGCAGGTCGTCGGCGGGCTCATCGTGCTCGCGGGGGTGTCGCTGACGACGCGGCCCGGGGCGACGCGGGCCGGGCCCGGCGCGTCCGCTCCTCCGGGCGCCTTCGTCTCCGAATCGGGCTCCGCGTCGGGGGAGCGCCCACCCGCGTAA